A part of Streptomyces sp. NBC_01451 genomic DNA contains:
- a CDS encoding TauD/TfdA dioxygenase family protein, giving the protein MRTDRATNGEAPPTAQEPGEANAAGVEVRPVAGHIGAEISGVDLTEPLDAAVVAAIRAAVLRWKVVFFRGQRLDHAGHIAFARRFGEPVVLGRRGGASPPDFPEIETTADRLELGGRYGMEHAEWLERRRHSLLRGWHCDHGARVDPPAATILRAETVPPYGGDTTWANLAAAYAGLSAPVREFVDGLSAEHRLGVGYQARPGDDAYLRHLLDHQVASVHPLVRVHPETEERVLFVNGYYLEQIVGVSRAESRLLLEMLLEQATRPEYTVRFRWEPGSVAFWDNRATIHLAPSDNAHLGHPRVMHRVMLTGDVPAGVDGRRSEAVTGTEPGRW; this is encoded by the coding sequence ATGAGGACGGACCGGGCCACGAACGGCGAAGCTCCGCCGACCGCCCAGGAGCCGGGGGAGGCGAACGCCGCCGGGGTGGAGGTGCGGCCTGTCGCCGGGCACATCGGCGCCGAGATATCGGGCGTCGACCTGACCGAGCCCCTCGACGCCGCCGTGGTCGCCGCGATCAGGGCGGCCGTCCTGCGCTGGAAGGTGGTGTTCTTCCGCGGCCAGCGGCTGGACCACGCCGGGCACATCGCCTTCGCCCGCCGGTTCGGCGAGCCGGTCGTCCTCGGCCGCCGCGGCGGCGCCTCACCGCCCGACTTCCCGGAGATCGAGACGACCGCCGACCGGCTGGAGCTGGGCGGACGCTACGGCATGGAGCACGCCGAGTGGCTGGAGCGACGCCGCCACTCACTGCTGCGCGGCTGGCACTGCGACCACGGCGCCCGTGTCGACCCGCCCGCCGCGACGATCCTGCGCGCCGAGACCGTACCGCCCTACGGAGGTGACACCACCTGGGCCAACCTGGCCGCAGCGTACGCCGGACTCTCCGCGCCCGTGCGGGAGTTCGTGGACGGTCTCAGCGCCGAGCACCGGCTCGGCGTCGGCTACCAGGCGCGGCCCGGCGACGACGCGTATCTGCGACATCTGCTGGACCACCAGGTCGCCTCGGTGCACCCGCTGGTGCGGGTCCACCCGGAGACGGAGGAGCGGGTGCTGTTCGTCAACGGCTACTACCTGGAACAGATCGTGGGCGTCTCCCGCGCGGAGAGCCGGCTGCTGCTGGAGATGCTCCTCGAACAGGCGACCAGGCCCGAGTACACGGTCCGGTTCCGCTGGGAGCCCGGCAGCGTCGCCTTCTGGGACAACCGGGCCACCATCCATCTCGCCCCCAGCGACAACGCCCACCTCGGCCACCCCCGGGTCATGCACCGCGTGATGCTGACCGGCGACGTCCCGGCCGGAGTGGACGGCAGGCGGTCGGAGGCGGTCACCGGCACCGAACCCGGGCGGTGGTGA
- a CDS encoding hydroxyacid dehydrogenase: MTVSSPGPGFRPRAALAMSEDAATAVLGPASLEALAAVCDLAPLPVLDDFGTERARETLADVDLLVTGWGCPVLDAGVLAAAPRLRAVVHTAGSVRPHVTDACWERGIEVSSAAAANALPVAEYTLAMILLTGKQVLERAHAYAATRNRDDWLRTSHAIGNYRRTVGIVSASLIGRRVIELLRPHDFDILLYDPYVTDADVAELGVERVELDALFARSDTVSLHTPLLPTTQGLVSRTLLDAMRPGAVFINTARGGVVDQDALTDAVRERRIRAVLDVTDPEVLPPGHPLWNCPDALLTPHLAGSQGNEWRRLADLAVAETENWASGAGFRHPVRRERLAFLA; the protein is encoded by the coding sequence ATGACCGTGTCCTCGCCGGGCCCCGGCTTCCGACCCCGTGCCGCCCTCGCCATGTCCGAGGACGCCGCGACCGCCGTTCTCGGCCCCGCCTCACTGGAGGCCCTCGCCGCCGTCTGTGACCTCGCCCCGCTCCCGGTCCTCGACGACTTCGGCACCGAGCGCGCACGCGAGACCCTCGCCGACGTCGATCTCCTCGTCACCGGCTGGGGCTGCCCCGTACTGGACGCCGGCGTCCTCGCGGCGGCGCCCCGGCTGCGGGCGGTCGTGCACACGGCGGGCAGCGTCCGGCCGCATGTCACCGACGCCTGCTGGGAGCGCGGCATCGAGGTGTCGTCCGCCGCCGCGGCCAACGCCCTGCCGGTCGCCGAGTACACCCTCGCGATGATCCTGCTCACCGGCAAACAGGTCCTGGAACGGGCCCACGCCTACGCCGCCACCCGCAACCGCGACGACTGGCTGCGCACCTCCCACGCGATCGGCAACTACCGCCGGACCGTGGGCATCGTCTCCGCCTCCCTGATCGGCCGCCGGGTCATCGAACTGCTTCGCCCCCACGACTTCGACATCCTCCTGTACGACCCGTACGTCACCGACGCGGACGTAGCCGAACTCGGCGTGGAGCGCGTCGAGTTGGATGCCCTGTTCGCCCGCTCCGACACGGTCAGCCTGCACACTCCGCTGCTGCCCACCACCCAGGGCCTGGTGAGCCGCACCCTGCTCGACGCCATGCGCCCCGGCGCCGTGTTCATCAACACCGCCCGGGGCGGCGTCGTCGACCAGGACGCCCTCACCGACGCGGTCCGCGAGCGCCGCATCCGCGCCGTCCTCGATGTCACCGACCCCGAAGTCCTGCCGCCTGGGCACCCGTTGTGGAACTGCCCGGACGCCCTCCTGACCCCCCACCTCGCCGGTTCCCAGGGCAACGAGTGGCGCCGCCTTGCCGACCTCGCCGTCGCCGAGACGGAGAACTGGGCATCAGGCGCGGGATTCCGCCATCCCGTACGACGCGAAAGGCTGGCCTTCCTCGCATGA
- a CDS encoding HIT family protein, translating into MTAAASGVPEPSAFVRRLPVGERLPLSEDPVTAWETFPFESSEGELRVKPLLPPVLPEPDRDGEAGPEDCAVCRKPVTDALWADEHWRLDAFGEARLPAVVLLQPRGHYDLAELPAARSAELGPLLQRAEQAVLAVDGVARVHVNRWGDGGAHLHFWLLARPAGLTQLRGMLLPLWEELLPPVPESERLRAHRLIAAALAAEGGTAYVG; encoded by the coding sequence ATGACCGCTGCCGCGTCCGGTGTCCCCGAACCCAGTGCCTTTGTCCGGCGGTTGCCCGTCGGGGAGCGGCTGCCGCTGTCCGAGGACCCGGTCACCGCATGGGAGACCTTCCCCTTCGAGTCGTCCGAGGGAGAACTGCGGGTCAAGCCGTTGTTGCCTCCCGTGCTGCCCGAGCCGGATCGCGACGGCGAGGCGGGGCCCGAGGACTGCGCGGTCTGCCGCAAGCCCGTGACCGACGCGCTCTGGGCGGACGAGCACTGGCGGCTGGACGCGTTCGGCGAGGCACGTCTGCCCGCCGTCGTGCTGTTGCAGCCACGCGGCCACTACGACCTGGCCGAGCTGCCCGCCGCCCGGTCGGCCGAGCTGGGCCCGCTGTTGCAGCGCGCCGAGCAGGCCGTCCTGGCTGTGGACGGCGTCGCACGGGTGCACGTCAACCGGTGGGGCGACGGCGGGGCCCACCTCCACTTCTGGCTGCTCGCCCGCCCTGCCGGCCTTACCCAGTTGCGCGGCATGCTCCTCCCTCTGTGGGAGGAGCTCCTGCCCCCGGTACCTGAGTCGGAACGGCTGCGGGCCCATCGGCTGATCGCCGCGGCGCTGGCAGCCGAGGGCGGGACGGCGTACGTGGGGTAG
- a CDS encoding AraC family transcriptional regulator: protein MAVTSLSEVRTKVCLDFATAPHRFAYHQIMLVGSGTGDFTIDSTHYSCTVGSLLWIRPNQVIQFASATNMEARLVMFTETFPLRLRAHLGMLDDVLRPCHWQLRDDELATFRRVLALMQEEFERPDQGLGEDILKHLLAVTLMHIDQMCRGQHTDRSTAEAPTGENGELFLRFRRELEASYRRTRLVEDYAAALNCTPRTLSRACRTVAGTSTKDLIDARVALEAKRLLVHTDLPVGSIARQLGFTEVTNFGKFFVRRVNMTPGTFRRGDDSQN, encoded by the coding sequence ATGGCCGTGACCTCGCTCAGCGAGGTGCGCACGAAGGTCTGCCTAGACTTCGCCACCGCCCCCCACCGGTTCGCTTACCACCAGATCATGCTGGTCGGGTCGGGAACCGGAGACTTCACGATCGACTCCACGCACTACTCGTGCACGGTGGGCTCCCTGCTGTGGATCAGGCCGAACCAGGTGATCCAGTTCGCGTCGGCGACGAACATGGAAGCCCGCCTCGTCATGTTCACGGAGACCTTCCCCCTGCGGCTGCGCGCTCACCTGGGCATGCTCGACGACGTGCTGCGCCCCTGCCACTGGCAGCTCCGCGACGACGAGCTGGCCACCTTCCGACGCGTGCTCGCCCTGATGCAGGAGGAGTTCGAGCGGCCCGACCAGGGGCTCGGCGAGGACATCCTCAAGCATCTGCTGGCGGTCACCCTGATGCACATCGACCAGATGTGCCGCGGCCAGCACACAGACCGTTCGACGGCCGAGGCCCCCACGGGCGAGAACGGCGAGCTGTTCCTGCGTTTCCGGCGCGAACTGGAGGCCTCCTACCGCAGGACCCGCCTGGTCGAGGACTACGCCGCCGCGCTCAACTGCACGCCCCGCACCCTGTCCCGGGCCTGCCGCACGGTCGCCGGCACCTCGACCAAGGACCTGATAGACGCCCGCGTCGCCCTGGAGGCGAAGCGCCTGCTGGTCCACACGGACCTGCCCGTCGGCAGCATCGCCCGCCAGCTCGGGTTCACCGAAGTCACGAACTTCGGCAAGTTCTTCGTACGGCGCGTGAATATGACACCTGGCACATTCCGGCGCGGCGACGATTCACAGAATTAA
- a CDS encoding thioesterase domain-containing protein has translation MRPPRKGPPPVARPFRTAASAGHTVYVVHPGALAAQVYEGLADALPDGTGLTVLDLGAVPEYADAALTGGRAATTVADLAALLLAALERSREENGVTAEGSWSLAGWSFGGVLALAMTGLMSAGRLPGRLVLLDSIAPVEEYKQPDDALRPDLLLSWFAMYLGAKRGRPVPLDMDRLAGCGTDEGLTAVLDAATATGALLPDTPLPGLRKLYDTYVDGLLRNNRLTAPHRPGPAPLPLLLVQAERSLVPADPTLGWRPLAPHGLTTYRCPGDHYTMLARPDSLSVIAPLLQAS, from the coding sequence GTGCGGCCGCCGCGTAAGGGTCCGCCGCCGGTCGCCCGCCCCTTCCGCACCGCCGCGTCCGCCGGGCACACGGTGTACGTCGTCCATCCGGGCGCCCTCGCCGCCCAGGTGTACGAGGGGCTCGCGGACGCACTGCCGGACGGCACCGGCCTCACCGTGCTCGACCTGGGCGCGGTCCCCGAGTACGCGGACGCGGCGCTCACCGGAGGCCGGGCCGCGACCACCGTGGCGGACCTGGCGGCACTGCTGCTGGCCGCGCTGGAGCGGTCGCGCGAGGAGAACGGCGTCACCGCGGAGGGGAGCTGGAGCCTGGCCGGCTGGTCCTTCGGCGGGGTGCTCGCCCTGGCGATGACCGGGCTGATGTCCGCCGGACGACTGCCCGGGCGCCTGGTGCTCCTCGACAGCATCGCCCCCGTCGAGGAGTACAAGCAGCCCGACGACGCCCTGCGGCCGGACCTGCTGCTCAGTTGGTTCGCCATGTACCTGGGTGCCAAGCGGGGCCGGCCGGTGCCGCTCGACATGGACCGGCTGGCCGGGTGCGGGACCGACGAGGGGCTGACGGCCGTCCTCGACGCCGCGACCGCCACCGGGGCACTGCTGCCCGACACCCCGCTGCCGGGCCTGCGCAAGCTCTACGACACGTACGTCGACGGCCTGTTGCGCAACAACCGGCTGACCGCACCGCACCGCCCGGGACCAGCACCGCTGCCCCTGCTGCTGGTGCAGGCGGAACGCAGCCTGGTCCCGGCCGACCCGACACTCGGCTGGCGCCCACTGGCCCCGCACGGCCTCACCACGTACCGCTGTCCCGGCGACCACTACACGATGCTCGCCAGGCCGGACTCCCTCAGCGTGATCGCACCGCTGCTCCAGGCGTCCTGA
- a CDS encoding substrate-binding domain-containing protein, with translation MREPVELRRQRILAAVQARGAARVTDLAAELEVSVVTVRRDVEELAREGRLRRGHGIARSTLPVPDARPEPATVSGDGDTVVLVVPARHSYLYETLHGARPVLEEAGVRIALHIAPQVAGAEQPLVERALADGARGVLIAPRWRTLAAEEADAKWLCGLGVPTVLMERRPRPGSALHALDSVCSDHWYGAHLAVEHLVALGHRRIVLATRDDSPTARALRAALTGIAGAHPELDAWTLTLSSPDAGPDHLAGADRPAVDLPAVLRELDATACVLHGDVDALMLVQDLAAHGVRVPEDCSVVAYDDVVAALGSTPLTAVSPPKGEVGRAAAELLLHRLRDPRGSGAGPVRRIELLPELKVRGSTRALISPVSVPGTE, from the coding sequence ATGCGTGAGCCGGTGGAACTCAGGCGGCAGCGGATCCTGGCCGCGGTGCAGGCGCGCGGCGCCGCCCGGGTGACCGACCTCGCGGCCGAGCTGGAGGTCTCGGTGGTCACCGTCCGCCGGGACGTGGAGGAACTCGCCCGCGAGGGCAGGCTCCGGCGCGGTCACGGCATCGCCCGGTCCACCCTCCCCGTACCGGACGCCCGGCCCGAGCCGGCCACGGTGTCCGGGGACGGTGACACCGTCGTCCTGGTCGTACCCGCCCGTCACTCCTACCTGTACGAGACCCTGCACGGTGCCCGACCGGTCCTGGAGGAGGCCGGCGTACGCATCGCCCTGCACATCGCCCCGCAGGTCGCCGGGGCGGAACAGCCCCTGGTGGAGCGGGCGTTGGCGGACGGTGCCCGGGGTGTGCTGATCGCCCCCCGCTGGCGCACCCTCGCCGCCGAGGAGGCCGACGCGAAATGGCTGTGCGGGCTCGGCGTGCCGACCGTCCTGATGGAGCGCAGGCCCCGCCCCGGCAGCGCGCTGCACGCCCTGGACTCCGTCTGCTCCGACCACTGGTACGGCGCCCATCTCGCCGTCGAGCACCTGGTGGCCCTCGGCCACCGCAGGATCGTCCTCGCCACCCGCGACGACAGCCCCACCGCGCGAGCCCTGCGCGCCGCCCTCACCGGGATCGCCGGAGCCCATCCCGAACTCGACGCCTGGACCCTCACGCTCAGTTCGCCCGACGCGGGCCCCGACCACCTGGCCGGCGCGGACCGTCCGGCCGTCGACCTGCCCGCCGTGCTGCGCGAACTGGACGCCACGGCGTGCGTGCTGCACGGTGACGTTGACGCGCTGATGCTGGTCCAGGACCTGGCCGCGCACGGTGTCCGGGTACCGGAGGACTGCTCGGTCGTCGCGTACGACGACGTCGTGGCCGCCCTCGGCAGTACCCCCCTCACCGCCGTGTCCCCGCCCAAGGGCGAGGTGGGCCGGGCCGCGGCCGAACTGCTTCTGCACCGGCTGCGGGATCCGCGCGGCAGCGGGGCGGGACCGGTGCGGCGGATCGAACTGCTGCCGGAACTGAAGGTGCGCGGGTCGACGCGGGCGCTGATCTCCCCGGTGTCCGTGCCCGGTACCGAGTGA
- a CDS encoding IclR family transcriptional regulator translates to MTTPSGAPERSVVDRTLSILSVFDRDNRTLTLSDISRRSGLPVATVHRIVNKLHGWGALERGEEGGYSIGLRLWETATLAPRYAGLAEAAQSHLVELHGQAGGAAVLALRDGTESVCLSFLSNDPGLTAFWGDPGCRLPLHTTAAGLVLLAYAGVVLQDEICAGPLRAYTPATITDGTTLRNHLSKIRREGYAMVCGTLREGRGALAAPVRNARGTVVASVGVVGPPHILQPSRLAPLVMATAEAVSQRDRTEGWRMAGVGA, encoded by the coding sequence ATGACCACCCCCTCCGGCGCCCCCGAGCGCTCGGTTGTCGACCGGACGCTCAGCATCCTCAGCGTGTTCGACCGCGACAACCGCACTCTGACGCTGAGCGACATCAGCCGGCGATCCGGTCTTCCGGTCGCCACGGTTCATCGCATCGTCAACAAGCTCCATGGCTGGGGCGCACTGGAACGAGGAGAAGAAGGCGGTTACAGCATCGGCCTGAGACTGTGGGAGACGGCGACGCTGGCCCCCCGCTACGCGGGACTGGCCGAGGCCGCGCAGTCCCACCTCGTGGAACTCCACGGCCAGGCGGGCGGCGCGGCCGTTCTCGCCCTGCGTGACGGAACGGAGAGCGTCTGCCTGTCCTTCCTCTCCAACGACCCCGGTCTGACGGCCTTCTGGGGCGACCCGGGCTGCCGGCTCCCCCTGCACACCACCGCCGCGGGCCTGGTCCTGCTGGCGTACGCCGGAGTCGTTCTGCAGGACGAGATCTGTGCCGGCCCGTTGCGCGCGTACACCCCCGCCACCATCACCGACGGCACCACGTTGCGAAATCACCTGAGCAAGATAAGACGCGAAGGTTACGCGATGGTGTGCGGCACCTTGCGCGAGGGCCGGGGAGCGCTCGCGGCCCCGGTGCGCAACGCGCGCGGCACGGTGGTGGCGTCGGTGGGCGTGGTGGGCCCGCCGCACATTCTCCAGCCGTCCCGACTGGCCCCGCTGGTCATGGCCACGGCCGAGGCGGTCTCCCAGCGCGACCGGACGGAAGGGTGGCGGATGGCGGGGGTGGGCGCGTAA
- a CDS encoding acyl carrier protein: MAVVTAREAQDWLIEKIAHRMSVPSGEISPEVYFDELDLDSTEALILAGEMENWLGFELSTTTLWYHPTVKDLAAYIAEECGRRAAAA, from the coding sequence ATGGCCGTAGTGACCGCTCGTGAGGCCCAGGACTGGCTGATCGAGAAGATCGCCCACCGGATGAGCGTCCCCTCGGGCGAGATCTCACCCGAGGTGTACTTCGACGAACTCGACCTCGACTCGACCGAGGCACTGATCCTCGCCGGCGAGATGGAGAACTGGCTCGGCTTCGAGCTGAGCACGACGACACTCTGGTACCACCCGACCGTCAAGGACCTGGCGGCCTACATAGCCGAGGAGTGCGGCCGTCGTGCGGCCGCCGCGTAA
- a CDS encoding MHYT domain-containing protein: MQGTIDGFSYGFVTPVAAYIMACLGSALGLRCVVRSLLNEDSWKPGWLALGAAAIGCGIWTMHFIAMIGFQVEETAVRYDTGLTVISLAVAIVVVGVGVFVVGYRGATPAALSAAGIVTGLGVAAMHYLGMAALHLNGTIDYDAVTVGLSVVIAIVAATAALWAAVSIRGFLTSLGASLVMGVAVSGMHYTGMAAVSVHLHETSGNTWAGDAPTSLLLPMLIGPVIFLLLAAVVVMFDPLLVLGDGEWGGKSPRPQPARETPQIPPQSAAQGTAQPAPGWQRTPVKTRSDLRL, translated from the coding sequence ATGCAAGGAACAATTGACGGATTCAGTTACGGGTTCGTCACACCTGTGGCCGCCTACATAATGGCCTGCCTGGGGAGCGCACTGGGGTTGCGCTGCGTGGTCAGATCGCTGCTCAACGAGGACTCCTGGAAGCCGGGTTGGCTGGCGCTGGGGGCGGCGGCCATCGGGTGCGGAATCTGGACCATGCACTTCATCGCGATGATCGGCTTCCAGGTCGAGGAGACCGCGGTCCGCTACGACACCGGGCTGACGGTCATCAGCCTCGCCGTCGCGATCGTCGTCGTCGGCGTCGGCGTGTTCGTCGTCGGTTATCGCGGCGCGACACCCGCGGCGCTCTCCGCCGCCGGCATCGTGACCGGTCTCGGCGTCGCCGCGATGCACTACCTCGGTATGGCGGCTCTCCATCTGAACGGCACGATCGACTACGACGCGGTGACCGTGGGGCTCTCCGTGGTGATCGCCATCGTCGCCGCAACCGCCGCGCTGTGGGCTGCCGTCTCGATCCGGGGCTTCCTGACCAGCCTCGGGGCCAGCCTGGTGATGGGTGTCGCCGTCAGCGGAATGCACTACACGGGCATGGCCGCCGTCAGCGTGCATCTGCACGAGACGTCCGGCAACACATGGGCGGGCGACGCACCGACCTCACTGCTGCTGCCGATGCTGATCGGCCCCGTCATCTTCCTGCTGCTCGCCGCGGTCGTGGTGATGTTCGACCCGCTGCTGGTGCTGGGCGACGGGGAGTGGGGCGGGAAGAGCCCCCGCCCGCAGCCCGCGCGGGAGACGCCACAGATACCGCCGCAGTCGGCGGCCCAGGGCACAGCACAGCCCGCTCCCGGCTGGCAGCGGACACCGGTCAAGACCCGCTCGGATCTTCGCCTGTAG
- a CDS encoding metallophosphoesterase family protein, protein MVDSSRTHSSRDTPEGAGWDLETPGAYRELMPSRVEKLSWVNPRTLWPARNGVLASWFGDPTGRTRSRWAGQRTAAGAPADKVIRRNDPDRFSFMVIGDTGEGDAPQYAVVPGFLTAGRDTAFTVLASDVIYPVGATDDYGTKFFRPYRDYPAPVYAIPGNHDWYEDLNGFMRVFCDAPPLPAEPAPRPLTPAWLRSLLWHRPSPVDEQRLAEAAKFRSTPAQLAVQPGPYWAIDAGPVRVIGIDTGLLGTLDAEQGRWLREVSEGPVPKILVTGSPLYVDGEHHPCPIDGGGTVDDLVRDPERNFVAAIGGDIHNYQRYPVTVPGRASPTVRTIQYIVSGGGGAFMHATHTIERVSVAGVTEDDFRCYPLRGDSLAFYSRIYGRRLHLRRFFTLTEAEAKAVIAERLGIRPTRAPGAPVRLTWRIRLVAGLLGTARRPGRTRRVRLPVRKAYTQLFSPGSATYSPPFFKSFLRLDVSPEEIRLRCFAATGQLRQELDPPVEDEVVIPLIRPTDTIDEA, encoded by the coding sequence ATGGTCGACTCCTCACGGACCCACTCCTCCCGCGACACCCCGGAGGGCGCCGGCTGGGACCTCGAAACCCCGGGCGCCTACCGGGAGTTGATGCCGAGTCGGGTCGAGAAGCTCTCGTGGGTCAACCCCCGGACACTGTGGCCCGCCCGCAACGGTGTGCTGGCCTCCTGGTTCGGCGACCCCACGGGCCGTACCCGGAGCCGCTGGGCCGGACAACGGACCGCCGCAGGCGCTCCCGCCGACAAGGTGATCCGGCGCAACGACCCGGACCGCTTCTCCTTCATGGTCATCGGCGACACGGGTGAGGGCGACGCGCCCCAGTACGCGGTGGTCCCGGGCTTTCTGACGGCAGGCCGGGACACGGCGTTCACCGTGCTCGCCAGTGACGTGATCTATCCCGTCGGGGCGACCGACGACTACGGCACCAAGTTCTTCCGTCCCTACCGGGACTACCCGGCGCCCGTCTACGCGATACCGGGCAACCACGACTGGTACGAGGACCTCAACGGGTTCATGCGCGTGTTCTGCGACGCCCCGCCCCTCCCCGCCGAGCCCGCGCCCCGCCCGCTCACCCCCGCCTGGCTGCGCTCGCTCCTGTGGCACCGGCCGAGCCCCGTCGACGAGCAACGCCTCGCCGAGGCCGCCAAGTTCCGCTCGACACCGGCCCAACTGGCCGTCCAGCCCGGCCCGTACTGGGCGATCGACGCCGGACCGGTGCGCGTCATAGGCATCGACACCGGTCTGCTGGGGACGCTCGACGCCGAGCAGGGCCGCTGGCTGCGCGAAGTGTCCGAGGGGCCGGTCCCGAAGATCCTCGTCACCGGCTCGCCCCTGTACGTGGACGGCGAGCACCACCCCTGCCCGATCGACGGCGGCGGCACGGTCGACGACCTGGTCCGCGATCCGGAGCGGAACTTCGTGGCCGCGATAGGCGGCGACATCCACAACTACCAGCGCTATCCGGTGACCGTGCCCGGCCGAGCCAGCCCGACCGTCCGGACCATCCAGTACATAGTCTCGGGCGGGGGCGGTGCGTTCATGCACGCCACCCACACCATCGAGCGCGTCTCGGTCGCCGGCGTCACCGAGGACGACTTCCGCTGCTATCCGCTGCGCGGCGACTCGCTGGCCTTCTACAGCAGGATCTACGGCCGACGGCTGCACCTGCGCCGCTTCTTCACCCTCACCGAGGCCGAGGCGAAGGCCGTGATCGCCGAGCGCCTGGGCATCCGGCCGACGCGCGCCCCGGGCGCCCCCGTCCGTCTCACCTGGCGCATCCGGCTGGTCGCCGGTCTGCTGGGCACGGCCCGCCGTCCCGGCCGCACCCGGCGTGTGCGGCTCCCGGTCCGGAAGGCGTACACGCAGCTGTTCTCGCCCGGTTCGGCGACGTACAGCCCGCCGTTCTTCAAGAGCTTCCTGCGTCTCGACGTGTCCCCCGAGGAGATCCGGCTGCGCTGCTTCGCCGCGACCGGCCAGCTCAGGCAGGAGCTGGATCCGCCGGTGGAGGACGAGGTGGTCATTCCGCTGATCCGGCCGACTGACACAATCGACGAAGCGTGA
- a CDS encoding LLM class flavin-dependent oxidoreductase encodes MPSPSQPLRKLGFLTIGLFDGDDPRAGHESTLEIIELGERLGFDSAWLRHRHLQYGISSPVAVLAAASQRTRRIELGTAVTPLGWENPLRLAEDWATVDILSGGRLNPGLSVGPPMNYDHVKDALYPDTADAEDFSYQRVERLLDHVRGKAASDFSGVQGFEVFSDRVQPHSPGLGSRLWYGGGSVRSARWAGEHGMNFLTSSVVKAEGDEESPDFAEIQLAGVRAFRAHHPDGDRARVSQGLVVIPTDSASPEQRAKYEEYAAKRLPRTAAPQGPARLMFAPDLVGTSAEIAERLYAHVAFQEIDEVAFALPFTFDHEDYVQILTDIATRLGPALGWQPATG; translated from the coding sequence GTGCCGTCCCCCTCACAGCCACTGCGCAAGCTGGGCTTTCTCACCATCGGTCTGTTCGACGGGGACGACCCGCGGGCGGGGCACGAGTCGACGCTGGAGATCATCGAGCTGGGTGAGCGGCTGGGCTTCGACAGCGCGTGGCTGCGCCACCGCCATCTCCAGTACGGGATCTCCTCCCCCGTGGCCGTCCTCGCGGCGGCCTCGCAGCGTACCCGCCGTATCGAACTGGGCACCGCGGTCACCCCGTTGGGCTGGGAGAACCCGCTGCGGCTGGCGGAGGACTGGGCGACCGTCGACATCCTCTCCGGGGGCCGGCTCAACCCGGGTCTGAGTGTGGGCCCGCCGATGAACTACGACCACGTCAAGGACGCCCTGTACCCCGACACGGCGGACGCCGAGGACTTCAGCTACCAGCGGGTCGAGCGGCTGCTGGACCACGTACGCGGGAAGGCTGCCAGCGACTTCAGCGGGGTGCAGGGGTTCGAGGTGTTCTCGGACCGGGTGCAGCCCCATTCCCCGGGGCTCGGCAGCCGGCTGTGGTACGGCGGCGGGAGTGTGCGGTCGGCGCGGTGGGCCGGTGAGCACGGTATGAACTTCCTGACCAGCAGTGTCGTCAAGGCCGAGGGCGACGAGGAGTCGCCCGACTTCGCCGAGATCCAGCTCGCGGGCGTCCGGGCCTTCCGGGCCCACCACCCGGACGGCGACCGGGCCCGCGTCTCCCAGGGCCTCGTGGTGATCCCCACCGACAGCGCCTCGCCCGAGCAGCGCGCGAAGTACGAGGAGTACGCGGCGAAGCGGCTGCCGCGGACCGCGGCCCCGCAGGGTCCGGCACGGCTGATGTTCGCGCCGGACCTCGTCGGCACATCGGCCGAGATCGCAGAACGCCTGTACGCGCACGTCGCGTTCCAGGAGATCGACGAGGTGGCCTTCGCGCTGCCGTTCACCTTCGACCACGAGGACTACGTCCAGATCCTCACGGACATCGCGACCCGTCTCGGTCCCGCACTGGGCTGGCAGCCGGCCACCGGCTGA